The window TCTCTTGCACTCCAATCGTTCAACAGCACCGCACCAAAGACACGATCCTCGGCTTGCTCAGGAGACAGTCTCTCTCCTAGCTGAGTCGCTTTGCCGCCATAGAACTTTGTTTTGGCGCGCACGCACATCCACTTTCGTCAGCACGTTTCACTCTTTCCTGATCTCCGAGATGCGAAAGCGTGTACTCACGAATCCAACCTCGAGTTCGAAATCGAGCCTTCTACACGGCGCAATCACCGGTTGCGTATCGCCTGGTTGATCCAAAATCTGACCCACAGGTCTTCGGATAGGTGTTCCGGAAACAACGATTGATGAGCATCGGCCATGATATGCTACAGGAAGATGTTTCCAATTTGGAAGCAGCGGTTGAGAGCGACCGCGGAGGAGAGTACCACAATTGGTTGCATGTTCGATACTGGTGTAGAAGTCGGTGTAATCGCCAATAGTACAGGGTAGGCACATTGTTGCAGCGGATTGTGGGATCAGTAGCGGCTGCGAGAGGACGGTACTGGGCGAAGATCGCTCGAGGTTGGTGGGTGTAATGACAGTATCTTGACTGATAGCGGAGGGGTGAGTGAGGAGTGACTGAAGGTGAAGTCGCACTGACAGCCAGGTGGATTTGGAAAGTGCCATGAAGAGGTTTAGTGTAGTCTGCTTTCCACACGACGTAAGATAGAGCTCAGCGAGACGGTCAGACGAGAAGAGAGTGGCTGGAATCTTACTCACCGAGCGAAACACCTCGGGCTCGACTCCACCCGGACAAAACGTAGTGTAAGATAGCGCTTTCAGATCAACGATCCAATCTCCAATGGCGACTCCACATCGTTGTGTCGATGGATCGTTGTCCGTGTAGAAGCTCCCATAAGGGAGATTCGCGATCGAAAACGGGTGATTGGCAGCATAGTCAATGATGCAGTTCATTGTCGTTCACCGTCAGAAGATGTACTTTGGTCGTTGGAACAAGGATGGTATCAGCAAGGCACGGAGGTGTGAGAGCGTCGtcgttgatctcgatgaATGAACAAAGACTAGCTTCAAGACAACCACCGACCAAGATACCGAAACCCCATTCCTCGTCCCCCACACTCGCTAAGCAACACaatcgccaatcgtgaatcacgaatgcaacCCGGCAAAACCGTCACTTCACCCAGCAATCTTGAATAACTATACTGTACGTGATATGCGACTAGTGCCCGGTTCTTGGACGGTTTAGCCGTGCTCGCATCCACAAATTTGGTTGAGCCGTCCACTGAAACGGAATCACGATTCTCCCACGGATCGATCTTCCCGAGCTCCTTGTAACCAGGGATGCCGGCAAAAGAGAATGCTCACCAGGATGTTGCGGGAAGCGATTACAAATGCAGCTTCAGAAATGACGGCTATCGAACAGGTTTCCGACCACTCAAGTAGTGCTTTCAGTTAGACTTAATGTGATGTTGCTCGCTTATGCTGTGAGACTTTTTGATTCGATGCACAAGCTCTCTCGTATCGAAAAGCACAGAGTCTTTCGTAAGAAGCAACAAGTATTTGACTAAAAGTTACAGGCATTTGCGTTTGCTCCCCAACGGCTGATCAAGCAGCACTGGCCATCAAATCCGTCTTCTCCCTTTCGCTCTCGATCCACTGCTCCAACGCGGCCGGATGTCTCGGGACGAACCTCACTTTGAAAGGcttcggcgtcgagctcaacCCCTTCGGATTCGCGCATCCCGTCTTTGGATTGATATCGAAGTGCTTTTCCTCTTCGACATCTGAAAGTTGGATGTGGAAAAAGTGGATCACCTTGCAGAAAGCGATGTACAACTCTCGATTGGCAAGATGGACTCCGGCACACATCCTTCGACCCGCGCCGAAGCTGTAGTGAGACTGCTTGTTTTCTTCTCCTGGCTCAAGGAAGCGCTCGGGGCGGAAGTTTTCAACGTCACCGTAGCGTTCGGCGTCTTGATGGATAGCAAAGGCGTTGAGAAACACGGTGGTACCGGCGGGGATGTTGACTCCTTTGTAGCTCGAATCCGAGATCGTGGCTTTAGGCAAGGCGAGTTTCAGAACGCTAAAGTAACGAGAACACTCCTTGTGAAGCGCAGTGATGTATTCCACTTGCTCCGAATCCGAATTGGGCACTTGTCCCTGATATACCTTAGACAGCTCGGAATAGGCTTTCTCTTGAATCTCTGGGTGCTTGGCGAGGAATCCCATTGACCAGATAAAAGTGTTGGCCAACGTGTCTAAACCAGCAGAGACCATCGACAAACAGATTGAGCTGAGTTCGAGATCGGTCAATTTAGCAGTGGGATCCCTAATGATGTTGCCTGTGATGCAAGGGATGTCTGTGCCTGCCTTGACGCGCGCTTTGAGATCTTCTAGTAAGCGACGCATGTATTtatctcgacgagctcggatTTGGGCTGCAAAAGAATTGTTGCCGCCTACCAGCATTTGGACATAGCGAACGATGGGGAGGTAGTCGGCGGCCGAGTTCGAGACGGATCGGAAATTGGCAACGTGCGTTTCGACTTCGACGATCTCTTGGAGCAGTTCATCActgatcttgtcgagccGTGAGCCATAGTTGACGCTGAGTGAAACGTTGAGTGCTAGCCTCTGAAAGTATGCAAATGGAGCGATAGCTTTTCCCTTTGCGCTGTACAGATCCTCCACGAGCGAGAAAGTCTCTCGATCAATGATGGGAACGTAGCTCTGCACAGCGACACGGTTGAGCGCCGTAGCAGCCGCCCGTCGTTTTCGCTTACACGATTCGTCCCATGGTGAAGTGCCGATGGTGAAACCTGCCGTGGAAGAGACTACCGTGTGGAAGGTGTAGAAGAGAGGTCGACTGATGTAGATGCTACCCAGATCGGTCAGGAGCTCCTTGGATGCTTGCGCcgagttgatgatgatcacctcgcgctcgccgagctgaacCTTGTAGACGGGACCGTATCGTTTCGACCACTTGTAGTAGGTTTGAGCCGCGTCCTCACCCAGTTGGAAAAGGTTGCCGACGTACGGCCAACCGCGAGGACCAGGTAGATTGATTTTCGGCCGCTTGACGGCAGTGTAGAGGATGTGGCCGACTACAAGAGTAGCAGAAAGCCATACGAAAAGTGGCACCGTGGCCAGACTTTCACTGGACAGCTCGAACCTCATCTTGGGTTCAAGTCCGTAGAAGAGCGAGTTGACAAACCAGAGCGAGCGCCGATACAAAGTGACGAGCACAGTTCAGCGGTAGACTGGAAGTTAGCAGCGATCGAGCTCTCGGAATGGCTTATATAGACCAAAGAATACCCGATTGGCGAATCTTGGacagcatcgtcgctcGATTAAGCTTGTGCAGCGCATCTGTGGGGGGATCACGCGAACTCTGAGCCAAAACACTTGCTCGACCTGCTGACCACTGATAACTTAGCTCGACGATTTTTCGATCGATCATGAATGATGGCTCGAGGGTGCGCTGCTGACTCATGCGCTCTCCGCTGCAGTCTACTTTCTGTAGCCattctcgattctcgattgTTGCCACTATGGCTGCGGTTCGCTGAGACGTGCCGTCCGGCAGAACCAAAGCtcatcactcacgactttaCCCCGCAATTCCATTGTTCTAACGCGGCTCTTTCTGCACAGCTCGACAGGCTCATCACGCGCACACGGCAGAAGCGAAATTGGCCGCCACGTCCAGGGTTCGAGGTGGATTAGCCGCACTCACGCTTTCAGCAGGCTTTGATTTAGCCGTTGTGGTCGCTGTTTTGTTCGGCAAGTTGAAGAGTCTGAATGGCTGCTGAAGTGTGTCGCAAGAAAGAGGAGCACATACTATCAAAGCGTTTGCCGACTGACCAAGGAGACGGGCGAAAGACGGTCGAGGGATGAATAAAGCGGCGAGGCACATATTTCTCacccattcacgattgccatTTGACTGTCCCTCATCCAGTATTGCACCgcgacattcgtgattgttcaACATGACAGATATCAAATACCAACGAGGCTTTGGGAACCACTTCATATCAGAAGCCAAGCGCGATACACTACCGGCGTTCGGTCATTCGCCTCAAAGAGTCAACCATGGTCTCTACGCCGAGCAGTTGAGCGGGACAGCTTTTACGGCGCCTCGTGCTAAGAATCAGCGTTCGTGGCTGTATCGTATTCGACCATCGGTGCAGCACGAGCCTTTTGTCGAGTACAGCCAGCCTCGCGTTATGGGATCGTTCCACGCGCACTCGCCTGACATCCGCGTCACtccgcagcagctgcgatggAATGCTTTGGTTCAAGACGTCGGCCAAAACGTCGATTTCATCGATGGAATGGTCACACTCGCAGGTGCAGGTGACACGCAGCTCAAGAACGGACTGGCGATTCACACATACACGGCGACCAGATCTATGGGCAACAAGAGCTTCTATAATTCGGACGGCGACTTCTTGATAGTCCCCCAACATGGGACGCTGTTGCTCAGAACCGAGTTCGGGTCACTCCAAGTTCCACCGTTGTACATTGCTGTTGTTCAGCGTGGCATCAAGTTCTCGGTTGACTTGAAGGCTGAAGACAAAATTTCGACCGCCAACCCGGCCTTTGGATACATTTGCGAGACGTTCAAAGGTCATTTTGAACTGCCGGACTTGGGACCGATCGGAGCAAATGGTCTTGCAAACCCAGAAGACTTCGAGTACCCAACCGCTCGCTACGAGGATGTCGAACAAGAATGGACTGTAATTAACAAGTTCATGGGCCGATTCTTCTGCTACCGCCAATCGCACTGTCCTTACGACGTCGTGGCGTTCTCGGGCAACTACGTCCCTTATCGTTACGATTTGGCCAAGTTCAACACTATCGGTTCGATATCCTTCGACCACCCGGATCCGAGCATCTTTACCGTTCTCACCTGTCCAACGGACACACCAGGAACAGCCGTGTGCGATTTCGTCATCTTCCCTCCGCGTTGGCTTGTTGCCGAAGCCACTTTCCGACCCCCGTACTTCCATCGGAACTGCATGAGTGAGTTTATGGGCAACATCAAAGGTGTTTATGATGCAAAAGCGTCCGGCTTCGTTCCAGCTGGCGCCAGTCTGCACAACATGAATTCAGCTCATGGTCCAGATGCAGAGACGTTTGAAAAAGCCAGCAGTGCAGACTTGGGCCCAGCAAAGGTGGGCGAGGGAAGTATGAGTTTTATGTTTGAATCGGCGTTTCAACTGGCGACTACCAAGTATGCGATAGAGTAAGTAAAGCACAGTCTATACAGCATGGTCACCGagaggtcgaggtgaaCCTGGCTGGCTGACGTTTCTGATTTCTTGTTCGATGCTACAACATCCATCAGAGATAGCGGCAAGATTCAGCAAAGCTACTGGACAGCTTGGACCGATCTCAAAAATAACTTCTCTGGGTGAGGCAAACCTCACATGTCAATGCACGACCAAGTCAAAATGTCACATCCTGCCTCAAAcgcacagcagctcggATGGGCATCAACACCTGGACTGATTGAGAATACATTCGAACAAAAAGGCGAACAGCGGTGGAATCAACCTTGAGACCGGAACAAGAGATGGTTGGGACCGCACCAAGACGGAATAGACCGGATTAGTATCAAGAGGCACTTGCCGTAACATTGCTGTGATGATGCTTGAGATCGACAAACTTTCGGCCCATATCAACAACCATGTCCATGGGCTTTCCCATGGCGCCTACCATCTTTTGCGACATGCCGCCCGATTGAGGCGCCGAAGGGTGGGGCCGTGTGGGAGCCATCTTGCGAGCGTGCAGGAAATCGTCGACCGCTTTCGACTGATCGTCAGCCGAAAGCAGCTTGCACAGTTGCGGCAACTGGTCGTTTTCCTCTTCCTGTATAGTTTCAAGATTCCAAGAATCAGAtgtcagtcgtgagtactCGTGACCACTTTACCAAAAGTTGTATAAGGTGCTGGCTTGTAGGCTTACTTCGGCATGTTCAAGGAACAGCTTGCAGGCCTTGTCCACTTTATGGGCAAAAGTATCAAGACCAGCATCAGAGATCTGGTTCGTGTCAAGCTCAGCCATGGCCTGCTTGACGTTCTGATGATCTTGGCGGTCCTTTTCGGCTACTTGGGTCATGTGCAACTTCTCCATTAGCTTGTAGACCGAGAGTTCTTCCGCATCAGAGTGGACGGCGGCCTCATGGATGATTGTGTTGACGAGCGCTTCGCAGAGGTCCTGGTCGCCGGCTTTGTGCGCGTCGTTGAAGCGTTTCAGAAGGTCACGAATGTTGTCGTGATCCACCTGATGCGAGATTGTAGAAAGAAAAACAGCAGGTTAGCAAGATATAGACTGGCGAGACTTGTAAGGCGTAGCAAGAACGACGAACCTTGATCTCCTTGATCAGATCCTTGCCCGTCATGGCgaaagcggcagcagcaaagttTCGGGTAGAGATTGCagtcggacgacgagccagcGAAGGAACGAGGCAAGAGCTTTGAAGCAGGGGCAGACTGTTACGTGCAGCAAAGTTGCGGAACAAAGCCATTTCACGCGAGAAGGCACGGATGAAGGTAAGCGGGAAGATTGTTGTCGATGTCGAGTCGAGTTAGTGATCCTTTATAGACCGTTGACCACACCGAACGCTGACAGTAATGGgcagagcagctgctcgtctctcTGTCTCCTTCCCCCAGAGACGCTATCAGGCCCATACTTTGCCAACTGACGTGCTCTGCGGAGTGCCAGAGTGGGAGtagcaggagcaggagccaagatcgagactGTCTGATCGGGCAAGGTCAGCCCagcttccagcttggctcggCCTGGCTGCACCACCAATGACAAAGCTCGTCTTTGCAATGCAGGATTGATGACTGGAAAAGATGACAAGTGTTGCATCACAATCAATCAGACCGTAGAGCTGTGCTGCGCTGGAGCCACGACTAGGTCACATGCAGGCTCTCCACTGGCTGTTTGAAGCGGCCGCCCAACAGAGCGTTGTCATTGTCGACGGTCTGTGAATCAGCAAGCAAAATAAGTTGGTCCAGAAAGCTGAGCTGTCATGTGTCCATTTCTGCTCGACGTGAATCATCCAAACGTGAAGGTGTGCGAAATAAGTGGCACTCTTCTGCTCCATTCACCTGTCCGGTCTGACAGTGACGGCAGCTCGCACGCCACCTTTGGCTCTGTCCCGTGGTGACAAAGCCTGGGTTCTCATCGGGCATGCCTtcatttgtgattgctcGAGGAATATTAATAACAAGGTTGTGCTGATGGTCGTTGAATAGCCGTCATAATTCGCCAGGTGAGAGGGTCTAGCCaaaagaatcgtgaatctgcaAGCTGCAGATGAACAAGGCTCAACATACGGCGGCGCCCAACCGTGAAccatgaatcgtgaatcatgaaccACAATGTGCAACACCGTGCACTAACTGAGCCGTCAAAAGGGGTCACCCAAACGCGCGGACTGAAAtgcaagaatcgtgaatcatgaatcatgaatcagCCGGTGACGAGCCTAGCAAGACCGTTTCTCATCGGGAATCCATATACTGACTGCTGAACAACCAGATCGGGTGAGATCTTGTCTTTCGCCAATGGCATCGCTGACGTGTCTCTGAGCTCGCAGATGTCTTCCTTTCCGTCTGATGAGAGCGGCTTGtaaaatcacgaatgacagATGATGAATCAGAGATGATTAGAGATGACCAAATTCGGTCTTCCTATTGTGGCACAAAGAACAGACCTGTACGCAGGGGAGAATTCCAGCCGAGCCTGCTCGCTACGCTATCAAGGTTATGCGGGGAGTAGATGGACGCTAGCGTTAGAAGCGAGATGTCAGCCAGATTCCTTCTTTAACACTTAAGGTCAGTTCGGACGACGTCTTCCCCACATCTGCTCTTGGACGAGATCTCCGAACTCCGTGTTcgataatcgtgaatgtccCGCTGGAGTTTGCAACACTCGCTGCTTTAATCCCTGGCTCGCTCTGCAACCAACCTCTTCGTACATTATGAGAGCATGAGTTGCGAGCATTTGCAGAACTAATACGTCCCTTTCTGTGAGCTGGATACCTTATAGAGAaggaaagagagagagaaatagagagagagagagagagcgcgCGACAAAGAACAATCGATGCTTCCCAATCTAGCACGGCTGCGCGGACGATGTTGAAGCGATACCTACAATGCAGCCGGAGCGCCGTGCACCAAGCATAAAGGCAAATGCGACGCCAGGAATCAGGCTACTTCGCCACTCCATCCCCAAACTCGTGTGGCCAACTATGCATCTCCCAAGCTTGCTGTCGCTGGCACTGTGGTTCAGCCTCGTCTCCCTGGTCACCTGGTCTCCGCTCCGCAAGCACGTGAGAGACAAAGTTGGATACCTCTTTATCCACTTCTATGACAACTATTCTTCTCCTGGCGTATACGAGACCTATCCTGCTGGTGAGCAGATCTTCGGCCACTTGTCCAACGGCAATGAAGCGCTCTCCTACAAACCACTGAAACGTGGAGCTCCTTTGCTCACCTCGAACGTCGGCACTTGAGGTGTTCGTGACATGTACATTGTCAGCCGCGCCGATGAGTCGCAGCACTTTATTATTGGCACCGACCTGAACCAGACGGCTGCTGGCGGTTTCGGTGGCAAATTTGTTTCGCGCAGCCTGGTGATTTGGGACTCGAAAAAAGCCAGCTTGACGCAATGGAATGAGCCCAGACTGGTCACGGTGGTTCCGGAAGAGTACAGGATGGCTTGGGCTCCCGAAGCTATCTGGCTGGACAACGATGAGCACTTTTTCGTATACTGGTCCTCGAACAAGTTCTCTGATGCCTCCCATACAGGTGATGCCGATTATGACAAGATCTACGCTTCTTACACCACTGACTTTGTCACCTTCACTGAACCGCACGTGTACCTGGATTTGGGGAGCCATAATGGCGTGATTGATCTCACGCTGGGACACGGACCCATCGATGGAGATAGCCAGTACGTGCGCTTTTTCAAAGACGAAAGCGTCTACAAGGTTTGTGGCCAGGTCAGCAACAATGGAATCCACGCTGATTGGCAGGATATCGAATCGGCAAGCGAATGTGTGGATAACCATCATCGGGCGGAAGCCGCCAATCTTTTTGCAGGATAACGAAAGCGGGCAATGGTATGTGTATTTGGACCAATACGGAAGGAATCCGGCGGGATAATGGCCGTACAGCGCCGATGAGGGAATCGCAGAATACGGATATACCGACTTGGGTTTCCCACAAAACATGCCAACTCAGCTCAAGCATGCAAGTATCAGACCATTGACGCAGGCGCAGTACGTCGAGGTGAACAGCGTGTGGGGCTGAAAAGGTCTAAGTTGTCTATTGaaatcattcacgattaccGTTACCGTCCGTGGTTGGCTTCGAGTCATGAATGGCAGTCGAGTAGGAttctattcacgatttttcCACTGCGGGAAGAGTACCTACGCTGACACTTAGCCTTTCAAAACCCTCCTTTCGTCTCGTCTCCCACTCGTCCAAGCCCCAGTAGCTCTTGGACATCCACGCTTCATCTTGTGTCCCCTTTCGTTCGGATTCTGTTCTAAATTGACGCAGCAGAGCTGCTTTCTTAACGAGTTTTGCATCGGCCTTTTTCGAGATGGTGTGTTTGCCCGTCTTGGCTCTGTACGCTTGACGTTCCTTTTCGAGATAGCTGACCCGCAGTAGCTCTGCTTTTTCCCAGTTGGAGCGCGTCTCGGGTCGAGTGCCGTATCCAGAAGTAGCGATCACCAACCACGGTGGGATGGTACGTCGACCTGCTTTACAGACGTACCTCGAGATTGAAGTGCAGTACAGCGTCTCGCCTTGTTCCAATTTTTCCGTCGCTGAGCTTGTCTCTTTGGGGCTAGAGGATGATCTGTTGACCGAGACAAATCGACCGACGACGTACAGCCACTTGTCGTCCCACGATTCAAAACTCATCCTCACCTTGTATTTGGCAAGAAGCGGGATCTCGCGATGGAAGTTGAACGCCGATCCACCGAGAGCGACCCACCCTCCGTCGTAGTACATCTTCAGGAAGCGTGCCGAGTTGTGTGCCATTCGAGTAAAGTCGAGCGATTTACTGTACGAGGAGTTGGAGAGGTGGCCGTTCCAATCGCATTCGTCAAGCGTGGCAGTAAAAGTATACGAAGACGTGTCGGAGAAGATGTCACGGCCGAGCGGGAGGCAAGAGAGCTTCAGCTGAGGTGTGATCGAAGCGTGAGTGAGGGCagaagaggagcgagaggaCCAATAGGATCGGCTGCGAACGACGGCTTTGATGGCAGGATACAAGACGCGGATATGCCAAGCGAAGGGTGTCGATCGAATGTTGGTGATGACAATCAGTCCCAGAAGCAGTCGAAGCCAGACGGGCGGATTGATACGAATgggctcgacgaggagcgaCTTGGCCGTCGTCTGCCCCCACGGCGTGAGGATGATGCTGAGCGCGCCGAGGGGGGCGGCGAGCGATGTGATACTCATCAACGTAGCGCGTTTGGACGTCAATGACACGGTCATGGTGTCTTTGATTGGCCGCGCGCTGTTGGTTACCAGActgaatcttgaatcgtaCCTCGTGTCGTCGCCGCAGAGCAGCCGTCTTCTTATAACCAACCATCCGGAAATTAGTCGCAGAGTGCGTCGAGAGCAAACAAAACATGCATTTTTTGCGGTAACTCACGCAAGggtccaatcgtgaatcgtgaatcgcgaatcttgaatcgaGAATGCGTACATAACATGATAAAGCCAAAAAGAAAATTTTCGGccacgaatcttgaatcacaACATCATCGCGTGGACAGACTGCCATTCTACACGCGGTGGCTAGTGTCCCTGACTCGCAACCGGCATCCGGCAACCAACTTAAATCCGGCCCCGAATCCCCCATGTGCTGTACCAGAAAGTTTTCTTCTTGGGGTTGTTTTCTGATTCCCAACAACTGCAACTGTAATATGGGCCAAAAcaaaaaaatcaaaaaaaAATCCGACGCGGTTGTTGTAGTCATTTCTTACTGCGTGCTGCGTCAGAGCGAAATACTTCACGGAGGAACCTCGCAAAGTGAGTCTCAAAGTCGAGGTTGTAGACACGCTTCGGATTTCGGTCAAGGTGCGTCACTCCCAACATTAATGCCGCGATTCGCACTCTCTCTTCGCTTTATAATGCGCCGGCTCGTGtcacacagcagcagccacagtgacgagtgtcacaatcacgaatcgtgaaccacgaatcacgacCGATTCAGCTCGCACAACGACCAAATCGCCGAATGCACGCTTCGGATCTTCCGATGCTGACACGCATCTTCCCAGCCCTTCGTGCTCATTACGTCTCACCGTGGTTAAACATACTGATCAGGCTGAACGTAGGAAATTCTGTAGGTTCTTAGCCGAGCTGTCAATCGAAGCCATCAGACTTGAACCGTAACCTCTGTCACAGTGTCTAACTAAAGCCGTAAGAGCAACCAACTCATATCAGCCTTCACGTACATGCCCTGCACGTCAACAACGTTCCGTTTGATCAGGCGAGTAAGTTGAGCTCATATTCAACGTCGCTGTCGGCTGAAGAACCACTGTGTCAAGCACGACAAAAAAAATAACACGCTGAACAGCAAACAGCACGGTTCATGATCAAGGAGGCGGGAAGGTGGTGCAAGAGCCAGATTGCTTCCGGTGCTTGGTGTACAGAGATTCCTTTCTATGTGACTGTTGCTGTCAACAtgctgcttgaccttggGATTTCTTTATTTCCGCTGTATGAGAATCCCATGAATAGACCCTtttccgtgttccgtgttccgtCTTCCACATTCTCACGATATCGCGTGTCGTGCGTCGCAGTGTCGCACGTCGGCTGCACCTGCTTGTTAGGC of the Mycosarcoma maydis chromosome 2, whole genome shotgun sequence genome contains:
- a CDS encoding uncharacterized protein (alternatively spliced; hypothetical protein (isoform A)); translation: MTGKDLIKEIKVDHDNIRDLLKRFNDAHKAGDQDLCEALVNTIIHEAAVHSDAEELSVYKLMEKLHMTQVAEKDRQDHQNVKQAMAELDTNQISDAGLDTFAHKVDKACKLFLEHAEEEENDQLPQLCKLLSADDQSKAVDDFLHARKMAPTRPHPSAPQSGGMSQKMVGAMGKPMDMVVDMGRKFVDLKHHHSNVTASAS
- a CDS encoding putative homogentisate 1,2-dioxygenase translates to MTDIKYQRGFGNHFISEAKRDTLPAFGHSPQRVNHGLYAEQLSGTAFTAPRAKNQRSWLYRIRPSVQHEPFVEYSQPRVMGSFHAHSPDIRVTPQQLRWNALVQDVGQNVDFIDGMVTLAGAGDTQLKNGLAIHTYTATRSMGNKSFYNSDGDFLIVPQHGTLLLRTEFGSLQVPPLYIAVVQRGIKFSVDLKAEDKISTANPAFGYICETFKGHFELPDLGPIGANGLANPEDFEYPTARYEDVEQEWTVINKFMGRFFCYRQSHCPYDVVAFSGNYVPYRYDLAKFNTIGSISFDHPDPSIFTVLTCPTDTPGTAVCDFVIFPPRWLVAEATFRPPYFHRNCMSEFMGNIKGVYDAKASGFVPAGASLHNMNSAHGPDAETFEKASSADLGPAKVGEGSMSFMFESAFQLATTKYAIEDSGKIQQSYWTAWTDLKNNFSG
- a CDS encoding putative Cytochrome P450 monooxygenase/Phenylacetate hydroxylase; this encodes MRFELSSESLATVPLFVWLSATLVVGHILYTAVKRPKINLPGPRGWPYVGNLFQLGEDAAQTYYKWSKRYGPVYKVQLGEREVIIINSAQASKELLTDLGSIYISRPLFYTFHTVVSSTAGFTIGTSPWDESCKRKRRAAATALNRVAVQSYVPIIDRETFSLVEDLYSAKGKAIAPFAYFQRLALNVSLSVNYGSRLDKISDELLQEIVEVETHVANFRSVSNSAADYLPIVRYVQMLVGGNNSFAAQIRARRDKYMRRLLEDLKARVKAGTDIPCITGNIIRDPTAKLTDLELSSICLSMVSAGLDTLANTFIWSMGFLAKHPEIQEKAYSELSKVYQGQVPNSDSEQVEYITALHKECSRYFSVLKLALPKATISDSSYKGVNIPAGTTVFLNAFAIHQDAERYGDVENFRPERFLEPGEENKQSHYSFGAGRRMCAGVHLANRELYIAFCKVIHFFHIQLSDVEEEKHFDINPKTGCANPKGLSSTPKPFKVRFVPRHPAALEQWIESEREKTDLMASAA
- a CDS encoding uncharacterized protein (related to fumarylacetoacetate hydrolase), coding for MNCIIDYAANHPFSIANLPYGSFYTDNDPSTQRCGVAIGDWIVDLKALSYTTFCPGGVEPEVFRSQTTLNLFMALSKSTWLSVRLHLQSLLTHPSAISQDTVITPTNLERSSPSTVLSQPLLIPQSAATMCLPCTIGDYTDFYTSIEHATNCGTLLRGRSQPLLPNWKHLPVAYHGRCSSIVVSGTPIRRPVGQILDQPGDTQPVIAPCRRLDFELEVGFFYGGKATQLGERLSPEQAEDRVFGAVLLNDWSARDIQSWEYVPLGPFLSKNFATTITPWIVPIHALEPFTCPAYTHTPPLLEYLQDENKTNFDIPLQVGLRPQGSAHFTTVSESSLRHTYYTIRQMIAHHSTTGCPLKAGDLMGTGTLSAPGQTGCGSLLEKCWAGKRAFALSTSTSAVKETDQEQQVVSTPQSCTVQRTFLEDGDEVVMTGLAIGESGAVGFGECLGKILPAISL
- a CDS encoding uncharacterized protein (hypothetical protein (isoform B)), producing the protein MALFRNFAVDHDNIRDLLKRFNDAHKAGDQDLCEALVNTIIHEAAVHSDAEELSVYKLMEKLHMTQVAEKDRQDHQNVKQAMAELDTNQISDAGLDTFAHKVDKACKLFLEHAEEEENDQLPQLCKLLSADDQSKAVDDFLHARKMAPTRPHPSAPQSGGMSQKMVGAMGKPMDMVVDMGRKFVDLKHHHSNVTASAS
- a CDS encoding uncharacterized protein (related to Crg1 protein (Putative arabinase)), with product MHLPSLLSLALWFSLVSLVTWSPLRKHVRDKVGYLFIHFYDNYSSPGVYETYPAGVRDMYIVSRADESQHFIIGTDLNQTAAGGFGGKFVSRSLVIWDSKKASLTQWNEPRLVTVVPEEYRMAWAPEAIWLDNDEHFFVYWSSNKFSDASHTGDADYDKIYASYTTDFVTFTEPHVYLDLGSHNGVIDLTLGHGPIDGDSQYVRFFKDESVYKVCGQVSNNGIHADWQDIESASECVDNHHRAEAANLFAG